A stretch of the Funiculus sociatus GB2-C1 genome encodes the following:
- a CDS encoding Rab family GTPase — MSSISKKICLVGDFGVGKTSLIRRFVDRQFSDKYLSTVGVKISRKTVELEQVKQHEKLSVNLLIWDLEGSTKFKAIAPTYLQGASAAILVADVSRQETIEHLTDHLNLFLSVNPKGFIIIALNKSDLADEEKLAKLLQMSNNYQQSQVLSIQPTSAKTGQAVDEIFQNIAYKIIE; from the coding sequence ATGTCAAGTATATCCAAAAAAATCTGCTTAGTTGGTGACTTTGGCGTGGGTAAAACCAGCTTAATTCGCCGCTTTGTAGATCGTCAGTTCAGTGATAAGTATCTTTCAACTGTGGGAGTCAAAATTTCTCGCAAAACCGTGGAATTAGAACAGGTAAAACAACACGAAAAGCTGAGCGTAAATCTGCTAATTTGGGATTTAGAAGGTAGTACCAAATTTAAAGCGATCGCGCCTACTTACCTGCAAGGAGCCAGCGCTGCCATACTCGTTGCTGATGTCAGTCGTCAGGAAACCATCGAGCATCTTACAGATCATCTAAACCTATTTTTGTCAGTCAATCCCAAAGGATTTATCATCATTGCCTTGAATAAATCCGACTTGGCTGATGAAGAAAAATTGGCAAAATTGCTCCAAATGAGTAACAATTACCAGCAATCTCAAGTATTATCAATCCAGCCGACTTCAGCAAAAACAGGTCAAGCCGTCGATGAAATTTTTCAAAATATAGCTTACAAAATTATAGAATAG